caagatctcgtgattcctccattgtagtgaccttagcacgccacttcttagtaaggctcctaagaacctttatagcaatgtcctcggtacagaatttcctacctaggtttttcagttcatttatgatgcttgaaaaccttgcggacatactatctagagactcattaggctccatgatgaatagctcatatttttgcattagcaaataaattcggtgcttcctaacaatggaagtaccttcataagctaattcgagcccatcccatatctccttggccgtggaacatgaagagaaccgatcaaactcgatagaagtcattccgttttgcagaagacttattgctttggagttcttttcggccttcttgtagtcggcctcgacatagtcctcttctttcttttcataggtagtgccttcctcggatgccacaagaattttgtatggtccgttttgaataatcctccagcactcccaatcgtgtcctttcacatagtgagtcatcatgtttttccacaatccataattcttcccatcaaagacgggacacttgagatatttggaatccatttatcacgtgataggcagcggaatataaaacaatacgataaatgaaaaacaagatagatcagcctctttgcggttaggcaatcaagagcacgaggctctgataccaattgaagagtctattgatccaaaatactcaagagggggggtgaattgaggatttaaaacttttgaaagctttttcgattatgtatgtataattaattatttaaagtttattgatttaactttaactaattaactaattaacgaattaaaagcaaagcaaataaacgaaagaaagagagacacacggatttttgaagtggttcagtttcacaagtcgaaacctacgtccactattcttgattaataaatttagtacctttctccggattacaaatttactaacccaactcgtacaactaactctagctgtaactcaatgagtaccgttaaatactcgagtgactaacttacgctaataagaaagcactaatgattctaacaaaggttcacgttaatgaacaagttaagaaatcaactaagcactattatcttataacgataacaataagaacgaatgcacaagtttataattcacacgacctttttcgaaaattacaaaacggttttcttgctctttaaaacacgatttttgctttttgaaaatatatgaaagttatgctcaaaggtcttaactttaatgatgtaaagtatggagtatttatagtaaaagaggagcaaaGGTTTCGGTTTTCTAAAACCCTAGATGCCGTGTGGTGTCTTGTAAAGCAAGAaggaattaggttaaatctttccttaattcttttccaagacttgccttaataaataatattttcctatcttaacaactcaccaataccttggagattaggaaagataatataaggagataaagaaatctctaacaaatattatcctaataccttaacccttatccaagcaaagacTTATTGTGCAAGAAGGAAATTACTATTCACGTTTACTATTCACGCGGCACTGTTCACGGGTACTATTCACACAtcactattcatccctaatatttttataagatagaaaggaataaatcaaataataaagagataacaaatctctaatcaaatattattttaaagattcactcaatcttttccttctatctttacaaaaataatatcttataagttaggaaagaataaatcaaaataatataaaagagatattaaatctctaatcaaatattataaatatttacacaaaaccctaacttgtacaaagagtaaccgtgtatgagaaagaaacgactcataagcccattcctctttcacgaaaaccctaggtaagataaattaggtttagggtttttagagtatgtagaaactagaaaccctaattagaaagatgcctcaactcataagttgattcaatcataattactaattataagctaatagtaaaaccatactcatATTAATataagctcccttgtaaaataaatacttttagtaaaacatttaaaacggttttccaaaaacaatttaaaaaccattttgtcgtgtgttttataaacttcacatctcaatgttatagtagaagagctataacattgagctcttatataagtaatgttatagctgtgaggtcATAACCTTACCAATGTAAAAAGTCCATTCtgacgttaccattacgagataatcacctacgctattctaatcttcgttaggagatcttcgagtgtaggctacttcattattcaagcttgatcaatctttagatGAGCTTTATCTTCTCATGACGCTTGAATAACTCTTTCAGTATCTTGTAATATCTTTATccgtgattgagggcttgatcacaatatgttcttgtatacttccgtcacaattctttaatgcttgcgattagtaagtccaatctaaaagactaaacaaacaattacgcgcaacgagtatatagaatataaagtactcttgacatcatcaaaacataaacatatatcctatatggttcaacatctggggatcatcatcctctggttgcctctgagtcagtggttttggatatgattcggagtttccctcgtggtacttcttgtgggagggatggtttccgtgcccagcaccttatggattgtttgagtggcgctgctgtccCTATTTCTGATgagttgatcacttctattactagggtggttaatctttttctttagggtcggtgccctcttgctttgggagagtacattgccagcgcccctctcacgccgcttATGAAACCAGGTGGCGGGGTCCGTCTTATTGATGTTGGCacagtctggagacggcttgtctctaaggttggtgcttttatggtgggTCCTTCTTTGTCGTCTTATTTTTGCTGGTttacagtttggggtgggtgtgtccggtggaggagaggctatcttacatgccttgaaccggctcactgaggctcggggtgctgaggCGAGACTTTCCATGttactggttgatttccagaatgctttcaaccttgttgatcgtacgaccatgcttcaggaagtccgccGACGTTGCCCGGTTCTCTCCCGTTGGGtagagttttgttattccagccctacccgtcttttttatggggagcattgcttgtggtcttgtcagggagtGCAGAagggtgatcctttgggtccGTCGCTTTTCGcattggttttgcatcccttagtatgcaaaatccgggacacttttgacctcactatgcagacatggtacttggatgatggcaccattgtgggggatactttggaggtggggaaggtcttggatttgattatagTGGATGGCCCCCGTTTTAGACtacaccttaatgtctccaagacggaggtcttttggcctgttgaggatcctcagtGTCGGCTCCCTGTGGTTTTCCCCCCCTCTATTGCTCGGCCCGTgaggggtgttacagttttgggtggacctgtcagtacttgccctggttttggcagtgagattatggcgaggagagtaactaggaccattgagctaatggacttggttgcgaggattgaggacctgcaatgtgagttgcttctacttcgagcttgtactggtatttctaagctctatttctcccttcgtacttgctcccctagtgtttttgggtccgtccatcttccttttgatgctgctcttcgttccagcttggaacgtatcgtCACCGCGTCCGGCCCGGTTTTGGGATTGGCGGTGGCGCTTGCTACtttccttttcatcttggtggtcttggtgtctatgcggcggggatGTTTTATATTacgcttttattgcgtcccgtttgcgatCTCACGATTtgcgaggctaagctcctcggaccctctggtattgtagctgttggccctgcttttgatgatgccgcgagaGGTTTTCTGCGACTATaggctctggtatcttaggtaaccctagtgaaattgctgcccccaaacttatgaagaaattggcagacatttatttcgcgacggttctttctttgcctcgagtctgttttctctttgacaccacgcttGACTTGCTTTGTGGCGATCTCGGCAggttcccactcctctgattggttgcgtgcggttcctatctcggggttgggtcagactatgaacggaaggacttaccgtagtgtgcttgggtatcgtctgggtgttccgttattcgcgGTCTCTAGGCCATGTccagcttgctctcgggtttttgatgatgatgtttttggggaccacgctgtttcttgtactggtactgtgggcgtaaAACATTGCCATAACCTCGTCCgcgacactcttttcgacatctgctatagatctggtatttctgcgggaaaggaggttgatattggtttggttgacgggcatgggggttctcttcgtcctgcggatttgctgctttattcttgggacagggggcgtgatgtgtgcctTGACTTGACCGactcttctcctttgactcagactgggatgacgaattttgtgcctggccgggttgttcgATCTTTGCtcggcgtaagtgtgctaagtacggggatttgtgcgcggctgcgggttatggtttccttcccttctctttctcatcacttggggagttgggttcggatgttgttgccttgctcaagcggatccagaaattctcggtatctcaggatgcgggggctcgagtggccgcttacatttttactagacttagctttgctgttgctaagggtgtgggagcccagcttgtttctcggctccccaccaatttcatgtaaacttttttttttctattaatgatagctgcgcgcaacttttcaaaaaaaaaaaaaaaaaaaaaaaataataataataataataataataataaaaaaaaaaaaaaaaaaataataataataataataataataataataataataataataataataataataataataataatcttgaGTGTAAGAGCGCTGTCAGGCGGTTGCGTCAGGAGGGGAGTATTTCTAGTGCTCTTCTTGCTTGGGGTGTGTCTGGTGGCAGTCTGCAGCTGTTGCGGGAGACCTTGGATGAGGTACCTCCGTCGTTTCAGGTGGAGGATGATCTTGATTTGAGTGACCTAAATCTTCGGCAATGCCGaaggaagatttgtgatggtcatTATACTGCTGTTGTGCGGGTGCTTACTTCATCAGGCATTGCTCCTTACTCTGTTtccactcttgtggccttgcaGGATAAGCATCCGGTTGCCTCATCTCCCTCTTTGCCTTCTTTATCTGTTGATCATCATCCTCTTGTTGCTTCTTCGGCTGTTGTTTTGGATATGATTAGGAGTTTCCCGAGGGGCACGTcgtgtgggagggatggtttccgGGCTCAGCATCTTTTGGATTGTTTGGGGAGTGATGTTGTGGCTATCTCTGACGAATTGATCGCCTCTATTTCTCGGGTGGTCAATCTTTTCCTTGAGGGTCGTTGCCCTCCGgttctgggtgagtacattgccagcgcccctctcactcCGCTCGTGAAACCGGGTGGGGGTATTCGTCCTATAGCTGTTGGCACTATTTGGAGACGTCTTGTCTCAAAGGTTGGTGCTTGTTTGGTCGGTCCTTCTTTATCGGGGTATTTTGCAGGTCTTCAGTTTGGGGTTGgggtgtccggtggaggagaggttatcccgcatgccttgaaccggcttgTTGAGGCTCGTGGCGGTGATGTGGGTCTTTCTATGTTGTTGGCCGATTTCCAGAATGCCTTCAACCTCGTTGATCGTTTGACCATGTTATAGGAGGTTCGCAATCACTGTTCGcttctctcccgttgggtggagttttgttactcTACCCCTGCCCGGCTTTATTATGGGGAGCATAGCTTGTGGTCGTGTCGGGaggttcagcagggtgatccgttgggccctttgctttttgCTTTGGTACTGCATCCTTTGATTTGCAAGATCAGAGAAACATTTGACCTGAGTCTGCAGGCTTGGTATTTGGATGATGGCACTATTGTCGGGGATACTTTAGttgtggggaaggtcttggagtTGATTTTGGAGGATGGGCCCCGTTATGGGCTTAATCTTAACGTTGATAAGACTGGGGTTTTTTGGCCTTCTGAGGATCCTCGCAGGCGGCATCCGGGTGTGTTCCCCCCTTCTATTGCTCGACCTTTACGTGGTGTCACTGTTTTGGGTGGTCCTGTTAGTACGTGTCCTGTTTTCGGCAGCGAgcttgtggcgaagagagtgactAGGACCATAGCGCTTATGGATtcggttgcgaggattgaggacccgcagtgtgagttgcttTTGCTACgggcttgtactggtatttccaaACTCTACTTTGCCTtgcgtacttgctcccctagcgTCTTTGGGTCGGCTCGGCTTTCTTTTGATGCTGCGCTTCGTTCTAGCTTGGAGCATATTGTCACCGCTTCCGGGCCCGGTTTtagggattggcagtggcgccttgctacgtTCCCTTTTCACCTTGGTGGGCTTGGGGTTTATGCCGTGGGGGATGTGGTGCATTATGCTTTTTTGGCTTCCCGTTTGCActctgctgatttgcaggctagGCTACTTCGTCCTTCCGGTATCGTGGTTGCTGGCCCTACTTTTGATGATGCCTTGCGGGTTTTTAATGAGGCTATAGGTTCTGATTGTTTGCGCGatcctagtgaaattgctgcccccaaacttatgaagagactggcagatatttatttcgcgacggttgcggCTTCTTcggagtctgttttctctttgtcCCCGCGTCAGTTTGCATTGtggaagtctcagcagggttctcactcttCCAactggttgcgtgcggttcctatttctgggttggggcagactatgaacggtAGGACCTATCGTAGTTTGCTTGGTTATCGGTTAGGTGTTCCGTTGTTCGCAGTTTCTCGGCCTTgccctgcttgctctcgggtttttgcggATGATATTTTCGGGGACCATGCTGTTTCTTGTACTAGGACTATCGGTGTTAAGCATCATCACAACCTTGTTCGTGACACTTTATCGGATATCTGCTACCGGTCTGGGATTTTAGTtggtaaggaggttgatatcagGTTGATTGATGGGCATGGCGGACCCCTTCGTcttgcggatttgctgctttattcttgggacagggggcgagATGTGTGTGTTGATCTGACGGGTTCTTCCCCTTTGACGCAGACAGGGCTGGCTGATTTTGTGCCTGGCCAGGTTGTTGCTGATGTTGcgcagcgtaagtgtgctaagtatagGGACTTTTACACTGCGGCTGGTTATGgcttccttcccttctctttctcttcgcttgggGAGTTGGATTCGGATGCTATAGCCTTGCTCAAGCGAATCCAGAAATTCTCTGTGTCTCAAGATGCAGGGGCTCGtgtggccgcttatatttttcctagacttagctttgctattgctaagggggtgggggcccagattgtatctcggcttcccaccaatttcttgtaactttgattttattttaatgatAGTTGCGCGCATCttattataaaaaataataataattacataaaacaatCGACAGT
The Silene latifolia isolate original U9 population chromosome 11, ASM4854445v1, whole genome shotgun sequence genome window above contains:
- the LOC141613573 gene encoding uncharacterized protein LOC141613573; translated protein: MTVKQVFLQLGGQQHHEYKKQKHESAVYQEGSISSALLAWGVSGGSLQLLRETLDEVPPSFQVEDDLDLSDLNLRQCRRKICDGHYTAVVRVLTSSGIAPYSVSTLVALQDKHPVASSPSLPSLSVDHHPLVASSAVVLDMIRSFPRGTSCGRDGFRAQHLLDCLGSDVVAISDELIASISRVVNLFLEGRCPPVLGEYIASAPLTPLVKPGGGIRPIAVGTIWRRLVSKVGACLVGPSLSGYFAGLQFGVGVSGGGEVIPHALNRLVEARGGDVGLSMLLADFQNAFNLIRETFDLSLQAWYLDDGTIVGDTLVVGKVLELILEDGPRYGLNLNVDKTGVFWPSEDPRRRHPGVFPPSIARPLRGVTVLGGPVSTCPVFGSELVAKRVTRTIALMDSVARIEDPQCELLLLRACTGISKLYFALRTCSPSVFGSARLSFDAALRSSLEHIVTASGPGFRDWQWRLATFPFHLGGLGVYAVGDVVHYAFLASRLHSADLQARLLRPSGIVVAGPTFDDALRVFNEAIGSDFSRPCPACSRVFADDIFGDHAVSCTRTIGVKHHHNLVRDTLSDICYRSGILVGKEVDIRLIDGHGGPLRLADLLLYSWDRGRDVCVDLTGSSPLTQTGLADFVPGQVVADVAQRKCAKYRDFYTAAGYGFLPFSFSSLGELDSDAIALLKRIQKFSVSQDAGARIYGLDVKFWGVESLKKIFGVVGKFIKSDDATFHKNFLGFSRLLIEVEIG